The sequence below is a genomic window from Haematobia irritans isolate KBUSLIRL chromosome 3, ASM5000362v1, whole genome shotgun sequence.
tcgattcaacgTGGAATCAATGGCTGTCTTTCGGCATTGAATACGTACGAAGTTTCGACCGATAATTGGGACCAGATACTCGTTTTTATTTGCCTTCAACGTTTGCCGCGGCTCACACAGACTCTTTGGGAGCAGAGTGTTAGGGACAAATCAGCCCTTTCGTCGTGGGCGGATTTAGACGCTTTTTTGTCCGAAAGGGTTCGTACGTTGATGTGTTTGCATGATTTGCGGGAAGACACGTCTTCGAAGCGTTCTCAGGAAAAGAAGGTAAAAGCGCATTTTACCAATGCGTCTTCTTCTAAATCGTCGCGTGCTTCGTCGGAATCTAAGTGCGTTATTTGTCCTAAACATAATCATAGACTTTCGGCTTGCGTTAAATTTGGTAAACTCTCGGTATCGGAACGTTACATAGTGGTAAAACGTAACCGGTTGTGCTTGAATTGCTTAATGAAAGGTCATGAGATGAAGGATTGTCCAAGACAATATTCGTGTGCAAAATGTAATTCGAGACATCATTCGCTATTGCATCGCGATTCTACGCCGTCTAATAGCGCGACTTCGGCGACGGGTTCGACCAACACCTTGTCGAGTTCAGCGGCTAGTTTTCAACCGAGAACTATGCCTTCGGTTGATCAGCCGCAACCTTCTACCTCGTCGGCGTGCCTACCTCGCCAGGCATTTCATACGACGCAAAATAGGGCCGTGCTTTTGGGAACTGCGATGATTAATATCATGCACGATGGGGTTTCATATCCGGCACGCGCTTTGATTGACCCCGCTTCAGAATCTTCGTTTCTGACGGAACGCTTTCGAAATCGGGTGAAACTACCGGTTCACGCGGCTAATGTTACAATTTCGGGGGTAAATAGCGCAATTTCGGCCAAATCGAGTAAAATGTGTAATTTGAAAATCGGATCTCCACTCAACGCGTCGGTTTTGTTGGAAACTATGGCTATAGTGCTCCAATCTATATCCGGGAATTTACCTTCCTTTACGGTGTCGCAGGAAGTTTTGTCTCAGATTCCGGATATTCGCTTAGCTGATCCGAATCTTTTCGTGTCGAGACCGGTCGATATTCTACTAGGCGCTGACTTGTACCCGAGAATACTATTAGAAGGTTGCCGGCAGATTGCGGCTCAATCATTGATAGCACAGAACAGTGTTTTCGGCTGGCTAGTAACGGGTCCGATTTCTACATCGCAAATTCAAACATTTACTACGACTATAGCGGTTGATGAAGAGGAAAATTTAGATAGAACGCTTTTACGGTTTTGGGAGTTGGAGGAAACACCACGTAAAGGGGTTTTGTCCCCCTCCGATAAGTTCTGTGAGGAAAATTACGTTCGGACAACGCGCAGAGATTCGGAAGGTAGATATATAGTTACACTTCCGCTAAAGGAAGAGCTCGGTCCTCGTGGATATTTGGGTGAGTCCCGAACAACTGCTTTGAGGCAATTTTATCGTAATGAATCGTCATTATCGAAAAGGCCGGACGTGAAATCAGTTTATGATAGTGTTGTTAaagaatatttgcatttggatcacATGAGGCCAGTATCCGCCATTTCTGCAAGTGATACACTTTCGTGTTATCTTCCACATCATCCTGTCATTAACCTCGAGAAGAAGACTTCCAAACTTCGCGTCGTATTTAATGCGTCTAATAAAACGTCCAACGGGAATAGTCTTAACGATATCCTTCACGTAGGTCCCACTTTGCAGCAGGACTTAGTCCTTCTTATTGTGCGATGGCGACTATTTAAATACGTGTTCAACTGCGATATTACACAGATGTATAGGCAGATTCGAGTGGACTCTTCTCATGCTCCGTTGCAGAGAATTGTTTTTAGGGATTCTCCGACAAGGACAGTCCAGGACTATGAACTACAAACGGTGACCTTCGGTGTAAACTGTGCACCATATCTCGCGATACGGACACTGTTACAGTTAGCTGAAGACACTGAGGAGGAGTTTCCACTCGCGGCCGATATATTACGTAAATGTATGTACGTTGATGACGTTTTGACCGGAACTCATGACCTTGAAACTGCGATAATGGCTCGGGATCAATTAATCGCGGCGCTTGCGACGGCTAAATTTGAACTGCGGAAATGGACATCgaattatagagaaattttagatTCACTACCGCCGGAATATTTGGTTGATGCTCAATTGCTGGCATTTGTCGAGGCTAGCAATTCGAAACCATTGGGTGTGAGATGGAATGCTCAATTGGATGCATTCTACTTCGCGGTCGAGCCTATAGCAAAAAGGTGTGGATACACTAAACGGGAAGTGTTGTCGGCTATCGCGAAATTATTCGACCCTGTCGGTTGGTTAGGTCCAGTGATAATTGTGGCAAAGATTATCATGCAGAAGGTTTGGCTTGATCGCGTCGGCTGGGATGAAATACTGCCTTCGGCAACGGCATCCGAGTGGGAAAAATTTGTAGATAGTTATCCGGatgtcaattcgataaatattcctcGGTGGATTCGTTACACACCGTGCACTTCGGCCGAGCTTCACGTATTTTCAGATGCCTCGGTTAAGGCATACGCGGGGGTAGTATATATTCGAGTTTTGGCCCCAAATGGCGAGATTGTCGTTAATTTGCTATCGTGCAAGACGAAAGTTGctccgttgaaatcggtttcttTGCCTCGTTTGGAGCTTTGCGGCGCTGTTTTACTCGCAAGAACGGTCATTCGAGAAATCGGTATTGATTTTGGTCGAATTTATTGTTGGACGGATTCGACTATTGTACTAGCCTGGTTAAAGAAAACGCCTTCGGCTTGGACAACATTTGTCGCGAATAGGGTATGTCGCATTCAGGAGAACGTCGGTGGTACGAATTGGTATCATGTGAGGTCGGAGGATAATCCTGCTGATCTTGGCAGCCGCGGTGTGTCCCCTTCGGATTTGGCCGCCTCTCGACTTTGGTGGCATGGGCCTCAGTGGCTATCGTGTAGTCAATCGGAATGGCCGGTTCGTGACACTTCCTCTTTTGACACCGACGTAGAAATTCGGTCTGTGAAGGCACATGCTTCTTTCGTTAATTCATACGAGGATGTTCTCGATAGATTTTCTTCTCTGGATAGAGCGCTGCGTGTTATCTCATATGTTATGAGATTCTTTTATCGGACGCATCCCGCTCATAGGCGTGATTGTAGCTATGCGGATCACAGTTTATCATCGTCTGAGATTAGGGCAACTAAAAGTCGCTTGATAGTGCTTGctcaaaaaatgaattatggtAATGAATATAAGGACTTGATGGATAGGTCTTCGTTAGGTACTGGCAGTTCACTTGTTTCTTTGAACCCGTTCCTTGATGAAATGGGTGTAATGCGGATGTATGGTCGTTTGAGCCGCTCGCCTATTCTTTCGTATTCGGAGCGGCACCCTATAATTTTGCCCTACAGCTGTCGATTCACGAAGCTTTTGGTGGAATTTGTTCATTTGATTTCCATTCATGGAGGAAATCAGTTGATGTTGCGTATTCTTCGTATAGAATACTGGATACCTCGGGTGAGGAATCTTATTCGTTCGGTTATACATAGGTGTAAACCATGTCTTTTGGAGAGGAAACGGGTTTGTAGTCAGGTGATGGCTCCTCTTCCTCCGGAAAGAACTGTTCTCGACAGACCTTTTACTACGACTGGCGTAGACTATGCAGGCCCCTTTGAGGTGAAGTCGTTCACCGGACGTTATTGTCGCATAACTAAAGGTTATGTGTGCGTTTTCGTGTGTTTTGCTACTAGGGCGATTCATTTGGAAGCGGTTTCCGACTTGTCGACTGCCGGCTTTCTTGCGGCATTTCATAGGTTTGTTGCTCGTCGGGGTTGTCCTGCGACCATTTTCTCGGACAATGGGACAAATTTTGTCGGTGCGTCGCGTGAGCTTGAACGAAATTTCCGGGATGTAATTAGGGGAAGCAGTGATGTCGTGTCCTCTAAGTTTGCACACCAGGGCCTATCGTGGCGATTTATCCCAGCTGGTGCGCCTCATATGGGAGGCCTTTGGGAAGCTGGGGTGAAGAGTTTTAAGTTGCATTTCAGAAGGCAAATAGGGAATGTTCGTTTCACGTTTGAAGAGTTTTCGACGGTGTTGGCTCGTATTGAGGCTTGTTTGAATTCAAGACCTCTTTGTCCCCAATCGGATAACCCGCAGGAGCTTGACGCTTTGACACCGGGTCATTTTCTTATAGGTGCCCCTCTACTCGCCCCTGCTGAGCCAGTTATAACCGAACAGCCTCTTTCGTTGGTGAATCGGTTTCGTAAGGTACAGGCTCTTGCACAACAGTTTTGTGTACGTTGGAAAGAGGAATATTTGAAGAATCTGCATATGAGATATAAGTGGAAATTTCCTCAGCGCGATGTTATGGTAAATGACCTAGTCGTTATTCGTCATGAACAGCTTCCACCAACTTCTTGGAAATTAGGTCGAGTCGTGTCGGTTCACCCGGGCGTAGATGGTCACATTCGGGTCGCGGATATACGTACGGAGAATGGCGTTGTAAGACGACCTATAGCTAAGTTGGTCTCATTGACCGACACTTCGGCGAACTCTTTGTAATTCGTATATTTTCTCGCAGTATCATGGAAAATACCTCGTGCTTCGCTGACGACTTGGAAAATTTCGAGGTTATTATGGATCAATCGGATGATGATACTGCGTGCCCCCTTGATATGTCGGCGGTCGAACGGGCATTGTTGGAGGAGCCGATGGCGATACCGTCGCCTGCCATTCCGGAGGTTCAGCTATCGCCCCAAGAAATTGAGAGTCCACCTCCGGTAGTTGTGGATGAGCCCGTGGTGGCGCCTGCTGTAGTAGAGGCTACTGATGTTGGTCGAACTCCTGCTCAATTGGTTTGCAGGGTTTGTGGAGGTCGTCACGCATTGCGGCGGTGTCGGAAGTTCCTCTCTCTTTCGATTGAGAAGAGGATACGTATGGTGGTACGACATCGCTATTGCTACAGATGTCTAGCACAGACCCACCAGTCGAAGGATTGTCCTAGCCGGCGTAGGTGCCCCAGTTGCTCCGGGGACCACAATGTTTTGTTACACGCTGCGGCTGTGGCGCCTCGAATTGAACATGGGAGCTCGAGGTCTGCTCAGCGGATTCGTAGTGGGAACCATACGAATCGTCCGTCCGATCTTGCTGTGGCACGGTCATATTCCGATTTTGGCGGCGTCGGAGTTCTGCCTCTGCAGAATGTCGTTACTCTGGCGCCCAGCCTCGTAGTCCGCGTGTCCCCCCATGGTGTGTCCGTTCCGGTCCGTGCAGTAATCGACAACTGCGCGCGCCAAAGCCAAATCTGTCGTTCTATGGTCGAGAACTTAGGGCTACCGGTTACAAATATTGAGGGGGTCCAATTTTGCCGGTTGACAGTATCGTCCGCTTATGATCCAGAGCAGCGACTGACGTTTACTGCTCGTGTGCACGATCTAGGTCGTGTGTTGACCCCCGCCGAAGCCGTGCCAGAACGGATCAAGGAATCCTTTTTGGGATTACCTTTGGCAGATCCGCAATTTTACCGAGTGGGACGGGTTGCGATCGTTTTTGGTCCTGAGGTGTATGGGCGAATCATAACACATAGGGTGTATACGTCGCCCGGTCTCCCGGTGGCTCATTATACAATCTTCGGTTGGGTTCTGTCCGGGTTGTGTAACTGCTAGGGTAAATGCGCGAGAGCCCCCCTTTTGGGTTCTAACGGCCCCCTTTTGGCCATCGTTTTATTGTATCTCTTCGCGAGAGCCCCCTTTTTGGGGTTCTAACGGGTCCCCTTTTGACCCATCGATATATTGTCGCGAGAGCCCCCCTTTTGGGTTCTACCAGGTCCCCTTCTGACCTTACGTAATATCTAGTCTTAGGTTGAATTTGAAAAGAtaaatgaattaataaattggaTTTATGGTAAATGAACTGAAGGAAACTCACTTTGCACTGCACTTAGcctcattttgtattttaagttTAGTTTTAGTTACAACATACCTTGATGTTGCAAGGCGGCCGGCAATGTTTAAGTTCGAGTAAAGATTAATTGGACTTAATAGTGTTCGTTAGAATTTGTATACTACTTTTTGGTACATCCCTGCCAGAGTAGAAATgtcataatttgaatattaatttatcttgtcaaaagccccgccttccgccatcttggttgagagcatctctcactttacttgttatcgataagccaattggtgcggttgcaaatttatccatatcgttggaaattataggtaatattgtttaccattaattataatagaaaacaccttaataaaaccttctgctcttgttatatattgaaaatattaaactatcgtgtttttatttttctctatatttccaTACTTTTCGCATTCGGCGAACActctcttaattccaaaaaaagaaaaataaaaaaactttaaatcaaagatcttcaaaataagcgggtttatcttaaatctgaagattaaatatttcagttaatttacggacgatttctttaaagatatacgactttaacggagcaaCACAATTTTCAGTTTCagcccccacattttccctgttGCCTTTTTGCGCGAGTACAAAgccaccgtggcttttctcgccctttcttcaatattaagctttaagttcagcttcctgtccaataaaACTCCAAGTTatattgcacactcaccaaagggaatttcaataccccctatggAGATAAACTCAACCGTGGGAATTTTGCGGTCTTTGCTATACATGActggttctgtctttgcaggatttaccccaagaccattctctttcgcccatttctcagtcatccggagggctctttgtataacatctctaattatggatggaaatttgcccctgccagagccacatcatttgcgtatgccaccactttattCTCTCTTTttttagggaaaccagaaggtggtTTATAGCCAAATTCCAAAGAAGACGTGATGTtacattcattggagatgattcaagtttggaacaacttccgg
It includes:
- the LOC142229258 gene encoding uncharacterized protein LOC142229258, with the translated sequence MENTSCFADDLENFEVIMDQSDDDTACPLDMSAVERALLEEPMAIPSPAIPEVQLSPQEIESPPPVVVDEPVVAPAVVEATDVGRTPAQLVCRVCGGRHALRRCRKFLSLSIEKRIRMVVRHRYCYRCLAQTHQSKDCPSRRRCPSCSGDHNVLLHAAAVAPRIEHGSSRSAQRIRSGNHTNRPSDLAVARSYSDFGGVGVLPLQNVVTLAPSLVVRVSPHGVSVPVRAVIDNCARQSQICRSMVENLGLPVTNIEGVQFCRLTVSSAYDPEQRLTFTARVHDLGRVLTPAEAVPERIKESFLGLPLADPQFYRVGRVAIVFGPEVYGRIITHRVYTSPGLPVAHYTIFGWVLSGLCNC